The following proteins are encoded in a genomic region of Natrinema sp. DC36:
- a CDS encoding MBL fold metallo-hydrolase has product MITNLAEGVRAFTSNVFLVPGDRPVLVDTGANFDLAGAVRDRIDDIDAVILTHTHRDHVGNLPAVKDAFDVDAWGYDTSIDGVDHAIADEETVQLGDHEYVALHTPGHKNDHLCFHSSDASVLFAGDLVFQNGSFGRTDLEEGDRDALIESIDRVLERIDPGLEAMHTGHGPSVTSDPYDHVELSAQMARQM; this is encoded by the coding sequence ATGATCACGAACCTCGCGGAAGGCGTACGGGCGTTTACCAGTAACGTCTTTCTCGTCCCCGGCGATCGGCCCGTGCTCGTCGATACGGGTGCGAACTTTGACCTCGCCGGCGCCGTCCGCGATCGAATCGACGATATCGACGCCGTCATCCTGACGCATACGCACCGCGACCACGTCGGAAACCTCCCGGCGGTGAAAGACGCCTTCGACGTCGACGCGTGGGGGTACGACACCTCGATCGACGGCGTCGACCACGCGATCGCGGACGAGGAGACGGTCCAGTTGGGTGACCACGAGTACGTCGCGCTCCACACGCCCGGCCACAAGAACGATCACCTCTGTTTTCACTCGAGCGACGCGAGCGTGCTGTTCGCGGGAGACCTCGTCTTCCAGAACGGGAGCTTCGGCCGAACCGATCTCGAGGAGGGCGACCGAGACGCCCTGATCGAGAGCATCGATCGGGTGCTCGAGCGGATCGATCCGGGACTCGAGGCGATGCACACCGGTCACGGGCCCAGCGTGACGAGCGACCCCTACGACCACGTCGAACTGTCGGCGCAGATGGCGCGACAGATGTGA
- a CDS encoding DUF5830 family protein, translating to MARDGDRTERSGSDVDADLEADDHRVELGLALLARLEHESLPLAAVIDRLETVTSDPTVTRTILDRAELRGLIERDDGIVRPKSRQYVRFEQDVSTKEGEFTCRRCGSGLSTGYFIDLEAGELGPFGSSCIRKVTGRED from the coding sequence ATGGCTCGAGACGGGGATCGAACCGAACGCAGCGGGTCCGATGTCGACGCGGACCTCGAGGCGGACGATCACCGCGTCGAACTCGGACTGGCGTTGCTCGCCCGACTCGAACACGAATCGCTTCCGCTAGCCGCAGTGATCGACCGCCTCGAGACGGTGACGAGCGATCCGACGGTAACCCGAACGATCCTCGATCGAGCCGAACTCCGCGGTCTCATCGAACGCGACGACGGGATCGTCCGCCCGAAGAGCCGTCAGTACGTCCGCTTCGAACAGGATGTCAGTACGAAAGAGGGTGAGTTTACCTGTCGGCGCTGTGGCTCCGGGTTGTCGACCGGCTACTTCATCGATCTCGAGGCGGGCGAACTCGGTCCCTTCGGCTCTTCGTGTATTCGAAAAGTAACTGGACGTGAGGACTAA
- a CDS encoding MarR family transcriptional regulator produces the protein MFGHRLENEILDALTDGTPSYVVDLAATIDEHPVAVEHACDRLHEDGAVRSIGCQRYAITASGRHQLAGANPLPVDSETPTETEGRT, from the coding sequence ATGTTCGGACACCGACTCGAGAACGAGATTCTCGATGCGCTCACCGACGGAACGCCGAGCTACGTCGTCGACCTCGCCGCGACGATAGACGAGCATCCGGTCGCGGTCGAGCACGCCTGCGATCGCCTCCACGAGGACGGAGCGGTTCGGTCGATCGGCTGCCAGCGGTACGCGATCACCGCGTCGGGTCGTCACCAACTCGCCGGTGCGAACCCGCTACCCGTCGACTCGGAGACTCCGACAGAGACGGAAGGGCGAACGTAA
- a CDS encoding multicopper oxidase domain-containing protein, giving the protein MSDRIGAPGLGLSRREFVAATGGVAALTGLAGCMSQEATQDSEPADSSEGSANTSGSDLPWTSSPEVVQVDEQGGSVTLRSVTSRHAAHPMDSMGGPVELPKVWAFQADDGKPSVPGPILRTTEGNDIEVTLDNTDAGMPHTLHFHGSQKTWKNDGVPTTTGITVNGGEKHTYTIPANVPGTHLYHCHYQTHRHIDMGMYGIFRVDPKGYEPADKEYFFTLKDWDSRVNRQMAGEDVDYSPRDRNPDVFTMNGKSLPRTLHPEDGSPIIVDHGDTVRLHMVNAGYMSHPMHTHNHRFRLVEKDGGQVPEAAQYEQDVTNIAPAERHTIEFEANADPGIYLMHCHKVNHAMNGNSYPGGMVNGIVYRDAMDTDIFANLMEHAGYEG; this is encoded by the coding sequence ATGAGTGATCGTATTGGCGCACCCGGACTGGGGCTATCGCGACGCGAATTCGTTGCTGCGACTGGCGGTGTGGCGGCACTGACCGGCTTGGCGGGCTGTATGAGCCAGGAGGCCACGCAGGACTCCGAGCCGGCGGATTCGTCCGAGGGTTCCGCCAACACCTCCGGATCCGATCTCCCGTGGACGAGTTCCCCGGAGGTCGTGCAGGTCGATGAGCAGGGCGGCAGCGTCACGCTCCGGTCGGTGACGTCCCGCCACGCCGCCCATCCGATGGACTCGATGGGCGGCCCGGTGGAACTACCGAAGGTCTGGGCGTTTCAGGCCGACGACGGAAAGCCGAGCGTTCCGGGGCCGATCCTCCGAACGACCGAAGGCAACGACATCGAAGTGACGCTGGATAACACGGACGCCGGCATGCCCCACACGCTGCACTTCCACGGGTCGCAGAAGACCTGGAAGAACGACGGCGTCCCGACCACGACGGGTATTACGGTTAACGGCGGCGAGAAACACACGTACACCATCCCCGCGAACGTTCCGGGGACGCACCTCTATCACTGTCACTACCAGACCCATCGTCACATCGACATGGGGATGTACGGCATCTTCCGCGTCGATCCGAAGGGGTACGAGCCCGCGGACAAGGAATACTTCTTCACGCTGAAGGACTGGGACTCCCGCGTAAACCGACAGATGGCCGGCGAGGACGTCGACTACAGTCCCCGCGACCGCAATCCGGATGTGTTCACGATGAACGGAAAGAGCCTCCCGCGGACCCTTCACCCGGAAGACGGCTCACCGATCATCGTCGACCACGGCGACACCGTCCGCCTCCACATGGTCAACGCTGGCTACATGTCCCACCCGATGCACACGCACAACCACCGGTTCCGTCTCGTGGAGAAAGACGGCGGGCAGGTCCCCGAAGCGGCCCAGTACGAACAGGACGTCACCAATATCGCACCCGCGGAACGACACACCATCGAGTTCGAGGCCAACGCCGACCCCGGAATCTACCTCATGCACTGCCACAAGGTCAACCACGCGATGAACGGGAACTCCTACCCCGGCGGAATGGTCAACGGTATCGTCTACCGGGACGCGATGGATACCGATATCTTCGCAAATCTCATGGAGCACGCGGGCTACGAGGGATAA
- a CDS encoding M24 family metallopeptidase, with translation MDKRERLEDYLESDGLDSIWFARPNSFAWLTGGNNVIDREGDTGVAAVGYDGDELVIVTNNIEADRIAAEELPDLDASEVSIEQFPWYASSLAEAITDRVGSDERAAIDIELPGFERVEPTSLRQPLTERDRERYRDLGGQTASAVESVCRELQSDDTEHEVASALRIALSARDIEAPVVLVGGSERAQRYRHYTPTGANLGDYALVSVTAQRAGLHASCTRTVAFDPPSWLEERHEAAARVETTALAATQTAAASDSRAGDNGGTAGDVFAAIQDAYDAVGHDGEWEHHHQGGAAGFAGREWIATPNHDVPVEAPMAYAWNPTVQGAKSEDTALVTDEEIETLTTTDRWPTTTVSAVDRDVELERPDVLELED, from the coding sequence ATGGACAAACGCGAGCGACTCGAGGACTACCTCGAGTCCGACGGGCTCGATTCGATTTGGTTCGCCCGGCCGAACTCGTTTGCGTGGCTCACCGGCGGAAACAACGTCATCGATCGCGAGGGCGATACCGGCGTCGCGGCCGTCGGCTACGACGGTGACGAACTCGTGATCGTGACGAACAACATCGAAGCCGACCGCATCGCGGCCGAGGAATTGCCGGATCTCGATGCGAGCGAAGTCTCGATCGAGCAGTTCCCCTGGTACGCGTCGTCGCTGGCCGAAGCAATCACTGACCGCGTCGGGAGCGACGAGCGGGCCGCGATCGACATCGAACTGCCGGGGTTCGAGCGCGTCGAGCCGACATCGCTACGTCAACCGCTGACCGAGCGCGATCGTGAGCGCTATCGCGACCTCGGCGGCCAGACGGCATCCGCCGTCGAGTCGGTCTGTCGCGAACTGCAGTCCGACGACACGGAACACGAGGTCGCATCCGCGCTGCGAATCGCTCTCTCGGCCCGAGACATCGAAGCGCCGGTCGTCCTCGTCGGTGGCTCGGAACGGGCACAGCGGTACCGCCACTACACGCCGACCGGGGCCAACCTTGGCGACTACGCGCTCGTCTCCGTGACCGCCCAGCGGGCCGGCCTTCACGCGAGTTGCACCCGGACCGTCGCCTTCGATCCGCCGTCGTGGCTCGAGGAGCGTCACGAAGCCGCCGCTCGCGTGGAAACGACGGCGCTGGCGGCAACGCAGACGGCAGCAGCGAGTGACAGTCGCGCGGGCGATAACGGCGGAACCGCCGGCGATGTCTTCGCCGCCATTCAGGATGCTTACGACGCGGTCGGCCACGACGGCGAGTGGGAGCACCACCATCAGGGCGGGGCCGCCGGCTTCGCCGGTCGCGAGTGGATCGCCACGCCGAACCACGACGTGCCGGTCGAAGCGCCGATGGCCTACGCGTGGAACCCGACGGTGCAGGGCGCGAAAAGTGAGGATACCGCACTGGTCACCGACGAAGAAATCGAGACGCTGACGACGACGGATCGCTGGCCGACGACGACCGTCTCCGCGGTCGACCGGGACGTCGAACTCGAGCGGCCGGACGTACTCGAACTCGAGGACTAA
- a CDS encoding ATPase, whose product MILLVVGADRVDAGKTTFSAGLLERTGAVGYKPRAGNDFWFDHDDCRRALDGGRLYGKDAMRLSAANGRDRPPERLNPVHRLWRPTPGGGSGLLGRTDREFVVDRIGRGVDESLFVRNATAEIPDAVTEALPLADAIPVETVEEYNDLAEREYVPAFERLADEIEATEVAVVESYSDIALPLASLDPASIAAVAAVEPGRVRIYDGDRYRRACEIASSSPRDGTLEKRVPDVLDYLDPLERVRLPPLDNDARDDPTRVARAYDHAYDALLDAVGRVPV is encoded by the coding sequence ATGATCCTCCTCGTGGTCGGTGCCGATCGGGTCGACGCCGGCAAGACCACGTTCTCGGCCGGCCTGCTCGAGCGAACCGGTGCGGTCGGCTACAAGCCCCGCGCCGGCAACGACTTTTGGTTCGACCACGACGACTGCCGTCGCGCCCTCGACGGCGGGCGACTCTACGGCAAAGATGCGATGCGGCTCTCGGCAGCAAACGGTCGGGATCGACCGCCCGAACGACTCAATCCCGTCCACCGGCTCTGGCGGCCCACCCCCGGCGGCGGAAGCGGCTTACTCGGGCGGACCGATCGGGAGTTCGTCGTCGACCGGATCGGTCGCGGGGTCGACGAGTCGCTGTTCGTCCGCAACGCGACCGCAGAGATTCCGGACGCTGTCACCGAGGCGCTGCCGCTGGCGGACGCGATCCCCGTGGAGACCGTCGAGGAGTACAACGATCTCGCCGAACGGGAGTACGTCCCCGCGTTCGAACGACTGGCCGACGAAATCGAGGCAACCGAGGTCGCCGTCGTCGAATCCTACAGCGACATCGCGCTCCCGCTCGCGTCGCTGGATCCTGCATCGATCGCCGCCGTCGCGGCCGTCGAACCCGGTCGCGTTCGGATCTACGACGGCGATCGCTACCGTCGGGCCTGCGAGATCGCGAGCTCGAGTCCGAGAGACGGAACGCTCGAGAAGCGCGTCCCCGACGTGCTCGACTATCTCGATCCGCTCGAGCGCGTCCGGCTGCCACCGCTCGACAACGACGCACGGGACGATCCCACACGGGTCGCCCGCGCGTACGATCACGCCTACGACGCGTTGCTCGACGCCGTCGGTCGAGTACCGGTCTAA
- a CDS encoding TFIIB-type zinc ribbon-containing protein, with the protein MSQTIVDTADGRSTRNGERETAPERRGSECPECAGSIHHDEERGERACTECGLVIETDEIDYGPEWRSFDDEEDRRRVGAPVTTLRHDKGLSTTIGWEDQDAYGNQLSGRKREQLRRLRTWNERFTSKNAAERNLKHAFGEIERMASALGLPKPCRETAGVLYRRAVEDGLLPGRSIEAMSTACLYAAARQHGTPRTLVAFASVSRVEKLPVQRAYRYLSDELDLQIEPADPIHYLPQYASELEISDDAERLAREILEAATERDLHSGRNPAGLAAAAIYGAARLTNERITQETVGAETGVSKVTVRNRYQELLDAYGEARDR; encoded by the coding sequence ATGAGTCAAACGATCGTCGATACGGCTGACGGAAGATCGACCCGGAACGGAGAGCGCGAGACCGCTCCTGAGCGTCGGGGATCCGAGTGTCCGGAATGCGCAGGCTCGATCCACCACGACGAGGAACGCGGCGAACGGGCGTGTACGGAGTGTGGCCTGGTTATCGAGACGGACGAGATCGATTACGGCCCCGAGTGGCGATCGTTCGACGACGAGGAGGACAGGCGACGGGTCGGCGCGCCGGTGACGACGCTTCGACACGACAAGGGCCTGAGTACGACCATCGGCTGGGAGGATCAGGACGCCTACGGCAACCAGCTCTCGGGGCGAAAGCGCGAACAGCTCCGGCGACTGCGAACGTGGAACGAACGCTTCACCTCGAAAAACGCCGCGGAACGGAACCTCAAACACGCGTTCGGCGAGATCGAGCGCATGGCGTCGGCGCTCGGCTTACCGAAGCCCTGTCGCGAAACGGCCGGCGTCCTGTATCGCCGCGCCGTCGAGGACGGACTGCTTCCCGGCCGCTCGATCGAGGCGATGTCGACCGCGTGTCTGTACGCCGCCGCTCGGCAACACGGCACGCCGCGGACGCTGGTCGCGTTCGCCTCGGTGAGTCGCGTCGAAAAGCTCCCCGTCCAGCGAGCGTATCGCTATCTCTCGGACGAACTCGATCTGCAGATCGAACCCGCCGATCCGATCCACTACCTTCCGCAGTACGCTTCCGAACTCGAGATCAGCGACGACGCCGAACGGCTCGCTCGCGAGATCCTCGAGGCGGCCACGGAGCGGGATCTCCACAGCGGCCGAAATCCGGCCGGGCTGGCGGCCGCGGCGATCTACGGTGCGGCGCGGCTGACGAACGAACGGATCACCCAGGAGACCGTCGGCGCCGAAACCGGCGTGAGCAAGGTCACGGTCCGAAACCGCTATCAGGAACTACTGGACGCGTACGGGGAGGCCCGTGATCGATAG
- a CDS encoding PadR family transcriptional regulator: MYDLTGFQRDLLYTIAGQDDPHGLAIKEELEDYYEKEIHHGRLYPNLDEVVDKGLVEKGELDQRTNYYTITARGRRELEARREWEDQYVGELLSESE; the protein is encoded by the coding sequence ATGTACGATCTTACCGGCTTCCAGCGCGACCTGCTGTATACGATCGCCGGGCAGGACGACCCGCACGGACTCGCGATCAAAGAGGAACTCGAGGACTACTACGAGAAGGAGATCCATCACGGCCGGCTCTATCCGAACCTCGACGAGGTCGTCGACAAGGGTCTCGTCGAGAAAGGCGAACTCGACCAGCGAACGAATTACTACACGATCACGGCTCGCGGTCGACGCGAACTCGAGGCTCGCCGAGAGTGGGAAGACCAGTACGTCGGCGAGTTGCTTTCCGAATCGGAGTAA
- a CDS encoding histidine kinase N-terminal 7TM domain-containing protein, whose protein sequence is MIQGSDPIFLIYILSALVSGALAVILWQHRGKTGVIPLLGTVLAVGVWDVSLVLLYGVDHPLAITVLTGTLFLGVGFATMTFLVFTLVYTGREQFLTTPILAVLSAEPILLAVLAVVNPSNLLFESFNGAFNPGPLLWIHLGYAYLVLGLVTVLIFGFLYRSRSLYKGQSAALLAGTLATWIANGVYVAGFVEFDTSPIGFVVAGSLYAVAIVRYRLADVVPIARDRVIDTVTDAVFVVDTGDRIIDINPAARDLFEDADRAVIGTDVHSLVDGYPVLEEQYDEITTALVESEREFSLDTVAFHVRSTPIEDSRDRHVGWLLIIRDITERIRHEERLEQQNERLEQFANIVSHDLRNPLNVADGYLDLAREADDPVQYFDEIERSHDRMETIIEDVLALAREGSAVTDPEPVSLADLSERAWENVDTGDSTLSVASELTFFGDSDRVVRLFENLFRNAVEHGSTSPDSQARQDAVEHGSTSRSEPDGSEDAIEHGIPDERNEDDVTAASLAVDVGAVTSDSGDPVGFYVADDGRGLPEGGERVFEDGYSTAQDGTGFGLSIVRGIATAHGWSVEAGESDTGGAKFEFLGIEVAVPDEPERTVR, encoded by the coding sequence ATGATACAGGGATCTGACCCCATCTTCTTGATTTACATACTTTCGGCGCTGGTGAGCGGTGCACTCGCGGTGATTCTCTGGCAGCACCGCGGGAAGACCGGCGTGATCCCGCTTCTCGGGACCGTCCTCGCGGTGGGGGTGTGGGACGTGTCGCTGGTGTTACTGTACGGTGTCGATCATCCCCTTGCAATCACCGTCCTGACCGGAACGTTATTCCTGGGCGTCGGATTCGCGACGATGACGTTTCTCGTCTTCACCCTCGTGTACACCGGACGGGAGCAATTCCTCACGACTCCGATACTCGCCGTCCTGTCGGCTGAACCGATACTGTTGGCCGTCCTCGCCGTCGTCAATCCGTCTAATCTTCTCTTCGAGTCGTTCAACGGCGCCTTTAATCCCGGCCCGCTACTCTGGATACACCTCGGCTACGCGTACCTCGTTTTGGGACTGGTGACGGTCCTCATATTCGGATTTCTCTACCGGTCTCGGTCGCTGTACAAGGGCCAGAGTGCAGCGCTCCTCGCCGGAACCCTCGCGACCTGGATCGCAAACGGCGTCTACGTCGCCGGTTTCGTCGAGTTCGATACGTCACCGATCGGATTCGTCGTGGCCGGATCGTTGTACGCGGTCGCCATTGTTCGCTACCGACTGGCCGACGTCGTCCCGATCGCTCGCGATCGCGTCATCGATACCGTCACAGACGCCGTCTTCGTCGTCGATACGGGTGACCGGATCATCGATATCAATCCCGCCGCGCGGGACCTGTTCGAGGACGCCGACAGAGCCGTGATCGGAACCGATGTCCACTCGTTGGTCGACGGCTATCCCGTCTTGGAAGAACAGTACGACGAGATCACGACCGCCCTGGTCGAATCGGAGCGGGAGTTTTCGCTCGATACCGTCGCCTTCCACGTTCGGTCGACGCCGATCGAGGACAGCCGGGATCGCCACGTCGGCTGGCTGCTCATCATCCGTGACATTACCGAACGGATACGCCACGAAGAACGCCTCGAGCAACAGAACGAGCGTCTGGAACAGTTCGCGAACATCGTTTCCCACGATCTTCGAAACCCGCTGAACGTCGCGGACGGCTACCTCGATCTTGCTCGCGAGGCCGACGATCCGGTCCAGTATTTCGACGAGATCGAGCGATCACACGACCGAATGGAGACGATCATCGAAGACGTGCTCGCGCTCGCCCGGGAGGGATCGGCGGTCACCGATCCCGAACCGGTCTCACTCGCCGATCTCTCCGAGCGAGCCTGGGAGAACGTCGACACCGGCGATTCCACCCTCTCCGTCGCGTCGGAGTTGACCTTCTTCGGCGACTCCGACCGAGTGGTGCGCCTGTTCGAGAACTTGTTTCGCAACGCCGTCGAACACGGTTCGACGAGCCCTGACTCGCAGGCTCGTCAGGACGCCGTGGAGCACGGCTCCACGAGCCGTTCAGAACCTGACGGTTCTGAAGACGCGATCGAACACGGCATCCCGGACGAGCGCAACGAGGATGACGTGACGGCCGCGTCGCTTGCGGTCGACGTGGGGGCGGTCACGTCCGACAGTGGCGATCCGGTGGGTTTCTACGTCGCTGACGACGGTCGGGGTTTGCCTGAGGGGGGCGAACGCGTCTTCGAGGACGGGTATTCCACCGCACAGGACGGCACCGGGTTCGGGCTGAGTATCGTCCGGGGTATCGCGACCGCTCACGGCTGGTCCGTCGAGGCCGGCGAGAGCGACACTGGCGGTGCCAAGTTCGAATTCCTCGGCATCGAGGTCGCCGTTCCGGACGAACCCGAACGGACGGTTCGGTAA
- a CDS encoding DUF5827 family protein: MPVPKSEFENLPPCDFYTPAELLEDDQMYTVYEIARLLQGVEPDAELEPETEDILLDWAIPWVMTNADDLVVAEPRDEDEPGYYGLRE, translated from the coding sequence ATGCCCGTCCCCAAATCGGAGTTCGAGAATCTCCCACCGTGTGACTTCTATACGCCGGCGGAGCTGCTCGAGGACGACCAGATGTACACCGTCTACGAGATCGCTCGATTGTTGCAGGGCGTCGAACCCGACGCCGAACTCGAGCCCGAGACCGAGGACATTCTGCTCGATTGGGCGATCCCGTGGGTCATGACCAACGCCGACGACCTCGTAGTCGCCGAGCCCCGCGACGAGGACGAGCCCGGCTACTACGGCCTGAGAGAATGA
- a CDS encoding cytochrome oxidase assembly protein encodes MSYDNHAPDSRLRSLIDRFSYPHLLTATLALVAATILLGVAAKATGSGLACEANWPRCDAGPYNLLPGSMPSFYEWFHRFVSMFAGFAIVGSALAAWRLPDVDRRVTGLVVAGMVLTPVQVALGRETVQQYTMNILSLHFWTAVTIFTLFLIATVLVWAPRLTGTHVTGALALGIVALPAHVALSPVIGSEISSYSPTMQLIQYAVALTLLGAAVVAALIGHRRFTGRVVTPLLAAPPLVVVVLFFGRQAANPTIEIPYLVAAVALLATFVAGLVLTRRGTTSSEPSDTLSP; translated from the coding sequence GTGTCGTACGACAATCACGCGCCCGACTCGAGACTTCGGTCGTTGATCGATCGGTTCAGCTATCCGCACCTGCTGACCGCAACGCTCGCGCTGGTCGCGGCGACGATTCTGCTGGGCGTCGCGGCGAAGGCGACCGGTTCGGGGCTGGCCTGCGAGGCCAACTGGCCCCGGTGTGACGCCGGACCGTACAACCTGCTCCCGGGGAGCATGCCGAGTTTCTACGAGTGGTTCCACCGCTTCGTCTCGATGTTCGCCGGGTTCGCCATCGTCGGCTCCGCGCTCGCTGCGTGGCGGCTCCCCGACGTCGACCGACGGGTTACCGGACTGGTCGTGGCCGGAATGGTCCTCACGCCGGTCCAGGTCGCGCTCGGCCGTGAAACCGTCCAGCAGTACACGATGAATATCCTTTCCTTACACTTCTGGACGGCCGTCACCATCTTCACGCTCTTCCTGATCGCCACCGTCCTGGTCTGGGCACCGAGACTGACGGGAACGCACGTCACCGGCGCGCTCGCACTCGGCATCGTTGCGCTGCCGGCACACGTCGCCCTCAGCCCGGTTATCGGTTCCGAGATTTCGAGCTACTCGCCGACCATGCAACTGATTCAGTACGCCGTGGCTCTCACGCTGCTCGGTGCGGCCGTCGTCGCCGCATTGATCGGTCACCGGCGGTTTACGGGACGGGTCGTTACCCCGCTGCTCGCGGCCCCGCCGCTCGTGGTCGTCGTTCTCTTCTTCGGTCGGCAGGCGGCGAACCCGACCATCGAAATTCCGTACCTCGTCGCTGCCGTCGCGCTTCTCGCGACGTTCGTCGCTGGACTCGTTCTCACTCGACGGGGGACGACCTCGAGCGAGCCGTCAGACACACTCTCACCGTAG
- a CDS encoding metal-dependent hydrolase, protein MYQVGHYGGALAAYAPLGTIVTLGGYGEIAIVGGLVCVALSTVPDYDHRLPLIDHRGPTHTILFALLVGAGLAALTAVLVDASSAFVDAGVVSFAFLVGFVSIGSHLLADALTPMGIRPLWPVSRRRYSLSVTTAANPIANYGLLGLGVGAVLAGIGIVVVFG, encoded by the coding sequence ATGTATCAGGTGGGGCACTACGGTGGTGCGCTCGCAGCGTACGCGCCGCTCGGCACCATCGTCACCCTGGGTGGATACGGCGAAATCGCCATCGTCGGCGGTCTCGTCTGCGTCGCCCTGTCGACGGTCCCGGACTACGACCACCGGCTGCCGCTGATCGACCACCGCGGCCCGACCCACACGATCCTCTTCGCGCTACTCGTCGGGGCCGGGCTCGCGGCGCTGACCGCCGTCCTCGTCGACGCCTCCTCCGCGTTCGTCGACGCCGGCGTCGTCAGTTTCGCGTTCCTCGTCGGTTTCGTCTCGATCGGCTCGCACCTCCTCGCGGACGCGCTGACGCCGATGGGAATCCGTCCGCTCTGGCCGGTCTCGCGCCGTCGATACTCCCTCTCGGTGACGACGGCCGCAAATCCGATCGCCAACTACGGACTGCTCGGACTGGGCGTCGGCGCCGTTCTCGCAGGAATAGGGATCGTCGTCGTCTTCGGCTGA
- a CDS encoding cupin domain-containing protein — translation MPELSSVDALEETPHAEVFDKRIPRTVRLRLEADDRVPAHRHPESNVVLHLLEGTVDLTLSDDVYTLESGDVVRFDGDQEISPHAVDDSTALLVFAPKTDS, via the coding sequence ATGCCGGAACTTTCGTCGGTAGACGCGCTCGAGGAGACGCCACACGCCGAGGTTTTCGACAAACGGATCCCCCGAACGGTACGATTACGCCTCGAGGCGGACGATCGCGTGCCCGCGCATCGCCATCCGGAGTCGAACGTCGTCCTCCACCTGCTCGAGGGAACCGTCGACCTCACGCTCAGCGACGACGTCTACACCCTCGAGTCGGGGGATGTCGTCCGATTCGACGGCGATCAGGAGATCTCCCCGCACGCGGTCGATGACAGTACGGCGCTGCTCGTTTTTGCGCCGAAAACGGACTCGTAA
- a CDS encoding uracil-DNA glycosylase family protein has product MRNVTDRTSNPFGLRPPFDRSDPGDRAAVFGYGDANADFHVIGDYPGIHGGESTGVPFTETESGLALQDVLRETGFASGPRDEPVLENCFLSYIHMCSLPDGEPPTAEAYADLERFFDAELRAINAHILLPVGAQATDRVLREYTTQRRRFDLEMGALHAAEIRGRGFMVVPIKDPAEWVDGDREAIVARLEALLASDYRQTKGVATTVG; this is encoded by the coding sequence GTGCGAAACGTGACCGACAGGACGAGCAACCCGTTCGGACTCCGACCGCCGTTCGACCGTTCCGACCCCGGTGACCGAGCGGCCGTCTTCGGCTACGGAGACGCTAACGCCGATTTCCACGTGATCGGCGACTACCCCGGCATCCACGGCGGCGAATCCACCGGCGTCCCGTTCACCGAGACCGAGAGCGGACTCGCGCTCCAGGACGTTCTTCGCGAGACGGGCTTCGCGAGCGGCCCGCGGGACGAACCCGTCCTCGAGAACTGCTTCCTGAGCTACATCCACATGTGCAGCCTCCCGGACGGGGAGCCACCGACCGCCGAGGCGTACGCCGACCTCGAGCGCTTCTTCGACGCCGAACTTCGCGCGATCAACGCTCACATCCTCCTGCCGGTCGGAGCCCAGGCGACCGACCGTGTCCTCCGAGAGTACACGACGCAGCGACGGCGATTCGACCTCGAGATGGGAGCGCTCCACGCCGCCGAGATCCGCGGCCGCGGCTTCATGGTCGTCCCGATCAAGGATCCTGCAGAGTGGGTCGACGGTGATCGCGAGGCGATCGTCGCGCGACTCGAGGCGCTGCTCGCGAGCGATTACCGGCAGACGAAAGGTGTCGCGACGACGGTCGGCTGA